One Mauremys reevesii isolate NIE-2019 linkage group 27, ASM1616193v1, whole genome shotgun sequence genomic region harbors:
- the NT5C3B gene encoding 7-methylguanosine phosphate-specific 5'-nucleotidase isoform X1, translating to MLPALWRGSGVLQEARTGIRSQFLTLPLTHCLTLDKSLLSDTHLSRYSSIPELEKATVHMKNPDHVQRVISALRKEGTDKLQVISDFDMTLSRFGFNGRRCPTSHNILDNSRVISEEGRKKLQDLLHYYYPIEIDPNRTMEEKRPLMVEWWTKAHDLLLEQKILKSDIAKIVRESEVMLRDGANTFFDQLHQHNIPLFIFSAGVGDVLEEVLRQAEIFHPNINVVSNYMDFDDKGVLRRFKGPLIHTYNKNNSVLEKTEHFQLLSSRPNIILLGDSLGDLSMADGVPNVENVLRVGFLNDKVDERRGKYRDAYDIVLEKDETLDVVNGILCYILGALN from the exons atgctgcctgctctctggaGGGGCAGTGGAGTCCTGCAGGAGGCCAGAACAGGCATTAGGAGTCAGTTCCtgactttgccactgactcactgtctgaccttggacaagtcacttctctCTGATACTCATCTCTCAAGATACTCATCA ATTCCTGAACTGGAGAAGGCGACGGTCCACATGAAGAATCCCGATCACGTGCAGCGCGTCATCTCAGCGCTCAGGAAAGAGGGAACAGACAAACTGCAG GTCATTTCGGACTTCGACATGACTCTCAGCAGGTTTGGATTTAACGGGCGACGATGCCCCACTTCGCACA ATATCCTAGATAACAGCCGAGTCATTAGCGAAGAAGGCAGGAAGAAG TTACAAGACCTACTGCACTATTACTATCCGATTGAAATTGACCCCAACCGGACCATGGAAGAAAAACGTCCCCTCATGGTGGAATG GTGGACCAAAGCCCACGACCTTCTGTTGGAACAGAAGATTTTGAAAAGTGACATAGCCAAGATCGTCAGAGAATCCGAGGTGATGCTCAG ggACGGAGCCAACACCTTCTTTGACCAACTCCACCAGCACAACATCCCCTTGTTCATCTTCTCGGCCGGCGTGGGCGATGTCCTGGAGGAGGTCCTCCGGCAGGCTGAGATCTTCCACCCAAACATCAACGTGGTGTCCAACTACATGGACTTCGATGACAAG GGCGTCCTGAGACGATTTAAAGGGCCGCTGATCCACACCTACAACAAGAACAACTCGGTCCTGGAGAAGACGGAGCACTTCCAGCTGCTGAGCAGCAGGCCCAACATCATCCTGCTGGGGGACTCGCTGGGAGACCTGAGCATGGCCGACGGGGTTCCCAACGTGGAGAACGTCCTCAGAGTCGGATTCCTGAACGACAAG GTGGACGAGCGACGAGGAAAGTACCGGGACGCCTATGACATCGTGCTGGAGAAGGACGAGACTCTGGATGTGGTCAACGGGATCCTTTGTTACATCCTTGGAGCCCTGAACTGA
- the NT5C3B gene encoding 7-methylguanosine phosphate-specific 5'-nucleotidase isoform X2, producing MIPELEKATVHMKNPDHVQRVISALRKEGTDKLQVISDFDMTLSRFGFNGRRCPTSHNILDNSRVISEEGRKKLQDLLHYYYPIEIDPNRTMEEKRPLMVEWWTKAHDLLLEQKILKSDIAKIVRESEVMLRDGANTFFDQLHQHNIPLFIFSAGVGDVLEEVLRQAEIFHPNINVVSNYMDFDDKGVLRRFKGPLIHTYNKNNSVLEKTEHFQLLSSRPNIILLGDSLGDLSMADGVPNVENVLRVGFLNDKVDERRGKYRDAYDIVLEKDETLDVVNGILCYILGALN from the exons ATG ATTCCTGAACTGGAGAAGGCGACGGTCCACATGAAGAATCCCGATCACGTGCAGCGCGTCATCTCAGCGCTCAGGAAAGAGGGAACAGACAAACTGCAG GTCATTTCGGACTTCGACATGACTCTCAGCAGGTTTGGATTTAACGGGCGACGATGCCCCACTTCGCACA ATATCCTAGATAACAGCCGAGTCATTAGCGAAGAAGGCAGGAAGAAG TTACAAGACCTACTGCACTATTACTATCCGATTGAAATTGACCCCAACCGGACCATGGAAGAAAAACGTCCCCTCATGGTGGAATG GTGGACCAAAGCCCACGACCTTCTGTTGGAACAGAAGATTTTGAAAAGTGACATAGCCAAGATCGTCAGAGAATCCGAGGTGATGCTCAG ggACGGAGCCAACACCTTCTTTGACCAACTCCACCAGCACAACATCCCCTTGTTCATCTTCTCGGCCGGCGTGGGCGATGTCCTGGAGGAGGTCCTCCGGCAGGCTGAGATCTTCCACCCAAACATCAACGTGGTGTCCAACTACATGGACTTCGATGACAAG GGCGTCCTGAGACGATTTAAAGGGCCGCTGATCCACACCTACAACAAGAACAACTCGGTCCTGGAGAAGACGGAGCACTTCCAGCTGCTGAGCAGCAGGCCCAACATCATCCTGCTGGGGGACTCGCTGGGAGACCTGAGCATGGCCGACGGGGTTCCCAACGTGGAGAACGTCCTCAGAGTCGGATTCCTGAACGACAAG GTGGACGAGCGACGAGGAAAGTACCGGGACGCCTATGACATCGTGCTGGAGAAGGACGAGACTCTGGATGTGGTCAACGGGATCCTTTGTTACATCCTTGGAGCCCTGAACTGA
- the NT5C3B gene encoding 7-methylguanosine phosphate-specific 5'-nucleotidase isoform X3, with product MKNPDHVQRVISALRKEGTDKLQVISDFDMTLSRFGFNGRRCPTSHNILDNSRVISEEGRKKLQDLLHYYYPIEIDPNRTMEEKRPLMVEWWTKAHDLLLEQKILKSDIAKIVRESEVMLRDGANTFFDQLHQHNIPLFIFSAGVGDVLEEVLRQAEIFHPNINVVSNYMDFDDKGVLRRFKGPLIHTYNKNNSVLEKTEHFQLLSSRPNIILLGDSLGDLSMADGVPNVENVLRVGFLNDKVDERRGKYRDAYDIVLEKDETLDVVNGILCYILGALN from the exons ATGAAGAATCCCGATCACGTGCAGCGCGTCATCTCAGCGCTCAGGAAAGAGGGAACAGACAAACTGCAG GTCATTTCGGACTTCGACATGACTCTCAGCAGGTTTGGATTTAACGGGCGACGATGCCCCACTTCGCACA ATATCCTAGATAACAGCCGAGTCATTAGCGAAGAAGGCAGGAAGAAG TTACAAGACCTACTGCACTATTACTATCCGATTGAAATTGACCCCAACCGGACCATGGAAGAAAAACGTCCCCTCATGGTGGAATG GTGGACCAAAGCCCACGACCTTCTGTTGGAACAGAAGATTTTGAAAAGTGACATAGCCAAGATCGTCAGAGAATCCGAGGTGATGCTCAG ggACGGAGCCAACACCTTCTTTGACCAACTCCACCAGCACAACATCCCCTTGTTCATCTTCTCGGCCGGCGTGGGCGATGTCCTGGAGGAGGTCCTCCGGCAGGCTGAGATCTTCCACCCAAACATCAACGTGGTGTCCAACTACATGGACTTCGATGACAAG GGCGTCCTGAGACGATTTAAAGGGCCGCTGATCCACACCTACAACAAGAACAACTCGGTCCTGGAGAAGACGGAGCACTTCCAGCTGCTGAGCAGCAGGCCCAACATCATCCTGCTGGGGGACTCGCTGGGAGACCTGAGCATGGCCGACGGGGTTCCCAACGTGGAGAACGTCCTCAGAGTCGGATTCCTGAACGACAAG GTGGACGAGCGACGAGGAAAGTACCGGGACGCCTATGACATCGTGCTGGAGAAGGACGAGACTCTGGATGTGGTCAACGGGATCCTTTGTTACATCCTTGGAGCCCTGAACTGA
- the NT5C3B gene encoding 7-methylguanosine phosphate-specific 5'-nucleotidase isoform X4: MTLSRFGFNGRRCPTSHNILDNSRVISEEGRKKLQDLLHYYYPIEIDPNRTMEEKRPLMVEWWTKAHDLLLEQKILKSDIAKIVRESEVMLRDGANTFFDQLHQHNIPLFIFSAGVGDVLEEVLRQAEIFHPNINVVSNYMDFDDKGVLRRFKGPLIHTYNKNNSVLEKTEHFQLLSSRPNIILLGDSLGDLSMADGVPNVENVLRVGFLNDKVDERRGKYRDAYDIVLEKDETLDVVNGILCYILGALN, encoded by the exons ATGACTCTCAGCAGGTTTGGATTTAACGGGCGACGATGCCCCACTTCGCACA ATATCCTAGATAACAGCCGAGTCATTAGCGAAGAAGGCAGGAAGAAG TTACAAGACCTACTGCACTATTACTATCCGATTGAAATTGACCCCAACCGGACCATGGAAGAAAAACGTCCCCTCATGGTGGAATG GTGGACCAAAGCCCACGACCTTCTGTTGGAACAGAAGATTTTGAAAAGTGACATAGCCAAGATCGTCAGAGAATCCGAGGTGATGCTCAG ggACGGAGCCAACACCTTCTTTGACCAACTCCACCAGCACAACATCCCCTTGTTCATCTTCTCGGCCGGCGTGGGCGATGTCCTGGAGGAGGTCCTCCGGCAGGCTGAGATCTTCCACCCAAACATCAACGTGGTGTCCAACTACATGGACTTCGATGACAAG GGCGTCCTGAGACGATTTAAAGGGCCGCTGATCCACACCTACAACAAGAACAACTCGGTCCTGGAGAAGACGGAGCACTTCCAGCTGCTGAGCAGCAGGCCCAACATCATCCTGCTGGGGGACTCGCTGGGAGACCTGAGCATGGCCGACGGGGTTCCCAACGTGGAGAACGTCCTCAGAGTCGGATTCCTGAACGACAAG GTGGACGAGCGACGAGGAAAGTACCGGGACGCCTATGACATCGTGCTGGAGAAGGACGAGACTCTGGATGTGGTCAACGGGATCCTTTGTTACATCCTTGGAGCCCTGAACTGA
- the KLHL10 gene encoding kelch-like protein 10 isoform X3, with amino-acid sequence MDDTSASAGYAHPHMERKMSAMACTVFNELRLEGKLCDVVIKVNGLEFNAHKNILCSCSSYFRALFTSGWNNTEKRVYNIPGISPDMMKLIIEYAYTRTVPVTADNVERLLAAADQFNIMGIVRGCCEFLKSQLCLENCIGICKFTEYYHCPDLRQTAYMFILHNFEEMVKVSTEFLELSVNEFKDIIEKDELNVKQEDAVFEAILKWISHEPQTRKQYISVLLPKVRLALMHAEYFMNNVKMHDYVKDSEECKPVIINALKAMYDLNMNGPSSSDFTNPLTRPRLPYAILFAIGGWSGGSPTNAIETYDARADRWVNVTCQQESPRAYHGAAYLKGYVYIIGGFDSVDYFNSVKRFDPLKKTWHQVAPMHSRRCYVSVTVLNHFIYAMGGFDGYVRLNTAERYEPETNQWTLIAPMHEQRSDASATTLYGKVYICGGFNGNECLFTAEAYDAKTNQWTLIAPMRSRRSGIGVIAYGEHVYAVGGFDGANRLRSAEAYNPVANTWRTIPTMFNPRSNFGIEVVDDLLFVEAM; translated from the exons ATGGATGACACCTCGGCTTCAGCGGGGTACGCCCACCCCCACATGGAGAGAAAGATGAGCGCCATGGCTTGCACAGTCTTCAACGAGCTTCGACTGGAAGGGAAACTCTGTGACGTggtcatcaaagtcaatgggttAGAGTTCAATGCCCACAAGAACATCCTGTGTAGCTGCAGTTCCTACTTTAG GGCTTTGTTTACCAGTGGCTGGAACAACACGGAGAAGAGAGTGTATAATATCCCTGGCATTTCCCCGGACATGATGAAGCTAATTATTGAGTATGCCTATACTAGGACAGTCCCAGTCACGGCTGACAACGTGGAGCGGCTGCTGGCTGCAGCAGACCAGTTCAACATAATGGGCATTGTCAGGGGGTGCTGCGAGTTCTTAAAGTCTCAGCTGTGCTTGGAAAACTGCATTGGCATCTGCAAGTTCACAGAGTACTACCACTGCCCGGACCTGCGGCAGACGGCCTACATGTTCATCCTGCATAACTTCGAGGAAATGGTAAAGGTGTCTACGGAGTTTCTCGAGCTCTCGGTCAATGAGTTTAAAGACATCATTGAAAAGGACGAACTCAACGTGAAACAAGAAGATGCAGTGTTCGAGGCCATTCTCAAATGGATTTCCCATGAGCCCCAAACCAGGAAACAGTACATTTCAGTCCTGCTGCCTAAG GTTCGACTAGCTCTGATGCATGCTGAGTATTTTATGAACAACGTTAAGATGCACGACTATGTAAAGGACAGTGAGGAATGCAAGCCTGTCATCATAAATGCACTGAAAGCCATGTATGATCTCAACATGAACGGCCCCTCAAGTTCCGATTTCACCAACCCGCTCACGAGGCCTCGCCTGCCCTATGCAATTTTGTTTGCTATTGGTGGATGGAGTGGGGGTAGCCCGACCAATGCTATTGAAACGTACGACGCCCGGGCAGACAGATGGGTGAATGTCACGTGTCAGCAGGAAAGCCCCCGGGCTTACCACGGTGCTGCCTATTTAAAAGGTTACGTCTATATCATTGGAGGATTCGACAGCGTGGACTATTTTAATAGCGTCAAACGGTTTGACCCACTTAAGAAAACATGGCACCAGGTTGCTCCCATGCACTCGAGACGCTGCTACGTGAGCGTCACCGTTCTTAACCACTTCATCTACGCCATGGGAGGATTCGATGGCTACGTGCGGCTCAACACAGCAGAACGGTACGAGCCAGAGACAAACCAGTGGACGCTGATTGCACCCATGCACGAACAGAGAAGCGACGCGAGTGCCACCACGCTGTACGGAAAG GTCTATATATGTGGTGGGTTCAATGGAAATGAATGCCTATTCACAGCTGAAGCATATGATGCTAAGACAAACCAGTGGACACTAATTGCACCAATGAGAAGCAGAAGAAGTGGAATAGGAGTAATAGCTTACGGAGAACACGTCTATGCG GTAGGAGGCTTTGACGGCGCCAACCGTCTTCGGAGTGCAGAAGCCTACAATCCAGTTGCCAACACCTGGCGTACAATCCCAACCATGTTTAATCCCCGTAGTAATTTTGGCATTGAAGTGGTGGATGACCTTCTGTTTGTG GAAGCAATGTAA
- the KLHL10 gene encoding kelch-like protein 10 isoform X2 has translation MDDTSASAGYAHPHMERKMSAMACTVFNELRLEGKLCDVVIKVNGLEFNAHKNILCSCSSYFRALFTSGWNNTEKRVYNIPGISPDMMKLIIEYAYTRTVPVTADNVERLLAAADQFNIMGIVRGCCEFLKSQLCLENCIGICKFTEYYHCPDLRQTAYMFILHNFEEMVKVSTEFLELSVNEFKDIIEKDELNVKQEDAVFEAILKWISHEPQTRKQYISVLLPKVRLALMHAEYFMNNVKMHDYVKDSEECKPVIINALKAMYDLNMNGPSSSDFTNPLTRPRLPYAILFAIGGWSGGSPTNAIETYDARADRWVNVTCQQESPRAYHGAAYLKGYVYIIGGFDSVDYFNSVKRFDPLKKTWHQVAPMHSRRCYVSVTVLNHFIYAMGGFDGYVRLNTAERYEPETNQWTLIAPMHEQRSDASATTLYGKVYICGGFNGNECLFTAEAYDAKTNQWTLIAPMRSRRSGIGVIAYGEHVYAVGGFDGANRLRSAEAYNPVANTWRTIPTMFNPRSNFGIEVVDDLLFVVDCLSKFLIKLTKKRPRNMKDVQIVKSSQVLSQMPF, from the exons ATGGATGACACCTCGGCTTCAGCGGGGTACGCCCACCCCCACATGGAGAGAAAGATGAGCGCCATGGCTTGCACAGTCTTCAACGAGCTTCGACTGGAAGGGAAACTCTGTGACGTggtcatcaaagtcaatgggttAGAGTTCAATGCCCACAAGAACATCCTGTGTAGCTGCAGTTCCTACTTTAG GGCTTTGTTTACCAGTGGCTGGAACAACACGGAGAAGAGAGTGTATAATATCCCTGGCATTTCCCCGGACATGATGAAGCTAATTATTGAGTATGCCTATACTAGGACAGTCCCAGTCACGGCTGACAACGTGGAGCGGCTGCTGGCTGCAGCAGACCAGTTCAACATAATGGGCATTGTCAGGGGGTGCTGCGAGTTCTTAAAGTCTCAGCTGTGCTTGGAAAACTGCATTGGCATCTGCAAGTTCACAGAGTACTACCACTGCCCGGACCTGCGGCAGACGGCCTACATGTTCATCCTGCATAACTTCGAGGAAATGGTAAAGGTGTCTACGGAGTTTCTCGAGCTCTCGGTCAATGAGTTTAAAGACATCATTGAAAAGGACGAACTCAACGTGAAACAAGAAGATGCAGTGTTCGAGGCCATTCTCAAATGGATTTCCCATGAGCCCCAAACCAGGAAACAGTACATTTCAGTCCTGCTGCCTAAG GTTCGACTAGCTCTGATGCATGCTGAGTATTTTATGAACAACGTTAAGATGCACGACTATGTAAAGGACAGTGAGGAATGCAAGCCTGTCATCATAAATGCACTGAAAGCCATGTATGATCTCAACATGAACGGCCCCTCAAGTTCCGATTTCACCAACCCGCTCACGAGGCCTCGCCTGCCCTATGCAATTTTGTTTGCTATTGGTGGATGGAGTGGGGGTAGCCCGACCAATGCTATTGAAACGTACGACGCCCGGGCAGACAGATGGGTGAATGTCACGTGTCAGCAGGAAAGCCCCCGGGCTTACCACGGTGCTGCCTATTTAAAAGGTTACGTCTATATCATTGGAGGATTCGACAGCGTGGACTATTTTAATAGCGTCAAACGGTTTGACCCACTTAAGAAAACATGGCACCAGGTTGCTCCCATGCACTCGAGACGCTGCTACGTGAGCGTCACCGTTCTTAACCACTTCATCTACGCCATGGGAGGATTCGATGGCTACGTGCGGCTCAACACAGCAGAACGGTACGAGCCAGAGACAAACCAGTGGACGCTGATTGCACCCATGCACGAACAGAGAAGCGACGCGAGTGCCACCACGCTGTACGGAAAG GTCTATATATGTGGTGGGTTCAATGGAAATGAATGCCTATTCACAGCTGAAGCATATGATGCTAAGACAAACCAGTGGACACTAATTGCACCAATGAGAAGCAGAAGAAGTGGAATAGGAGTAATAGCTTACGGAGAACACGTCTATGCG GTAGGAGGCTTTGACGGCGCCAACCGTCTTCGGAGTGCAGAAGCCTACAATCCAGTTGCCAACACCTGGCGTACAATCCCAACCATGTTTAATCCCCGTAGTAATTTTGGCATTGAAGTGGTGGATGACCTTCTGTTTGTG
- the KLHL10 gene encoding kelch-like protein 10 isoform X1 has protein sequence MDDTSASAGYAHPHMERKMSAMACTVFNELRLEGKLCDVVIKVNGLEFNAHKNILCSCSSYFRALFTSGWNNTEKRVYNIPGISPDMMKLIIEYAYTRTVPVTADNVERLLAAADQFNIMGIVRGCCEFLKSQLCLENCIGICKFTEYYHCPDLRQTAYMFILHNFEEMVKVSTEFLELSVNEFKDIIEKDELNVKQEDAVFEAILKWISHEPQTRKQYISVLLPKVRLALMHAEYFMNNVKMHDYVKDSEECKPVIINALKAMYDLNMNGPSSSDFTNPLTRPRLPYAILFAIGGWSGGSPTNAIETYDARADRWVNVTCQQESPRAYHGAAYLKGYVYIIGGFDSVDYFNSVKRFDPLKKTWHQVAPMHSRRCYVSVTVLNHFIYAMGGFDGYVRLNTAERYEPETNQWTLIAPMHEQRSDASATTLYGKVYICGGFNGNECLFTAEAYDAKTNQWTLIAPMRSRRSGIGVIAYGEHVYAVGGFDGANRLRSAEAYNPVANTWRTIPTMFNPRSNFGIEVVDDLLFVVGGFNGFTTTFNVECYDEKTDEWYDAHDMSIYRSALSCCVVPGLANVGEYAARRDNFIGLSQRDEVKYSSSTSTLPV, from the exons ATGGATGACACCTCGGCTTCAGCGGGGTACGCCCACCCCCACATGGAGAGAAAGATGAGCGCCATGGCTTGCACAGTCTTCAACGAGCTTCGACTGGAAGGGAAACTCTGTGACGTggtcatcaaagtcaatgggttAGAGTTCAATGCCCACAAGAACATCCTGTGTAGCTGCAGTTCCTACTTTAG GGCTTTGTTTACCAGTGGCTGGAACAACACGGAGAAGAGAGTGTATAATATCCCTGGCATTTCCCCGGACATGATGAAGCTAATTATTGAGTATGCCTATACTAGGACAGTCCCAGTCACGGCTGACAACGTGGAGCGGCTGCTGGCTGCAGCAGACCAGTTCAACATAATGGGCATTGTCAGGGGGTGCTGCGAGTTCTTAAAGTCTCAGCTGTGCTTGGAAAACTGCATTGGCATCTGCAAGTTCACAGAGTACTACCACTGCCCGGACCTGCGGCAGACGGCCTACATGTTCATCCTGCATAACTTCGAGGAAATGGTAAAGGTGTCTACGGAGTTTCTCGAGCTCTCGGTCAATGAGTTTAAAGACATCATTGAAAAGGACGAACTCAACGTGAAACAAGAAGATGCAGTGTTCGAGGCCATTCTCAAATGGATTTCCCATGAGCCCCAAACCAGGAAACAGTACATTTCAGTCCTGCTGCCTAAG GTTCGACTAGCTCTGATGCATGCTGAGTATTTTATGAACAACGTTAAGATGCACGACTATGTAAAGGACAGTGAGGAATGCAAGCCTGTCATCATAAATGCACTGAAAGCCATGTATGATCTCAACATGAACGGCCCCTCAAGTTCCGATTTCACCAACCCGCTCACGAGGCCTCGCCTGCCCTATGCAATTTTGTTTGCTATTGGTGGATGGAGTGGGGGTAGCCCGACCAATGCTATTGAAACGTACGACGCCCGGGCAGACAGATGGGTGAATGTCACGTGTCAGCAGGAAAGCCCCCGGGCTTACCACGGTGCTGCCTATTTAAAAGGTTACGTCTATATCATTGGAGGATTCGACAGCGTGGACTATTTTAATAGCGTCAAACGGTTTGACCCACTTAAGAAAACATGGCACCAGGTTGCTCCCATGCACTCGAGACGCTGCTACGTGAGCGTCACCGTTCTTAACCACTTCATCTACGCCATGGGAGGATTCGATGGCTACGTGCGGCTCAACACAGCAGAACGGTACGAGCCAGAGACAAACCAGTGGACGCTGATTGCACCCATGCACGAACAGAGAAGCGACGCGAGTGCCACCACGCTGTACGGAAAG GTCTATATATGTGGTGGGTTCAATGGAAATGAATGCCTATTCACAGCTGAAGCATATGATGCTAAGACAAACCAGTGGACACTAATTGCACCAATGAGAAGCAGAAGAAGTGGAATAGGAGTAATAGCTTACGGAGAACACGTCTATGCG GTAGGAGGCTTTGACGGCGCCAACCGTCTTCGGAGTGCAGAAGCCTACAATCCAGTTGCCAACACCTGGCGTACAATCCCAACCATGTTTAATCCCCGTAGTAATTTTGGCATTGAAGTGGTGGATGACCTTCTGTTTGTGGTGGGTGGCTTTAATGGTTTCACTACCACATTCAATGTTGAATGTTATGATGAAAAGACTGATGAGTGGTATGATGCCCATGACATGAGCATATACCGTAGTGCTTTGAGCTGCTGTGTGGTGCCAGGACTAGCCAATGTTGGGGAGTATGCTGCCAGACGAGACAACTTTATAGGATTATCACAGCGAGATGAAGTCAAATACTCCTCTTCGACAAGTACCCTACCTGTATGA